GTTTCATACGATTTCTGGATCTCTCCAGATTAGTTCTGAATCATAGCTTCCCTGTCTCTTAATACTTCCTCCACTGCAGCTACTGATGCATCTCTAGGAATGAATGGAAGATGGACATTAGGTTTGATTCCATAAAGAGCCTCATGCGGAGACATTCGTATTGTACAATGCCATGTTGTATTGTACCACCACTGTGCCAGTGGCACCCATTTGACCCAGTTCAGGGGAGCATCTAAACACATGCTCCTCAAGTACCTTTCCAAAAATCTATTCAAGACTTTAGTCTGACCATCAGTTTGTGGATGGGAATGAAGACATATTCAACTGCACTACTTGTAACTTCATGAATTCTCTCCAAAAATGACTTAAAATGTGATCTCTATTAGATACTATGGTTAAAGGACAACCATGGTACTTGAAAAGATCGTTTAAGAACACCTTGGCCACCCCAGCAAGGGTGACTCAAAACCATAAAATGGCCATACTTGGTTAGTCTATCAACTACCACTCCCTTGTATTCTAGGTAATCCATAAATGAAATCTAATGAAATATCTAGAAAAATAGACTTAGGAAGAGGAAGTTGTTGTAGCAAACTAGGAGAAGCAATAGTCTCATATTTTGATCTTTGCCAAAGCTGGACATCCCTATCACACTTCTTCCAATAGAATAGTTCCTTAACTCTTTTAACTGTGGGTATTATGCCGGAATGACCACCCTGTGACACCATTCAATGATGTTAGTTCTCAACCGAGGATTATTAGCAATGAGAATTTTGGATTTCCTTCTCAAAATATTGCCATCCTAAGACTTGTTGGGAAAAGCCACTCCTAACTCCATTTTAGCAATAAGATCTACGGTTTCTTTATCTTCTTGCAAAGATGATTAAATTCTATCCCACAAATTGGTATTTATGGCACTAACTCCCATCTCACAAATTGCTCTCAACCCTAGAAAGTGTATCAGCCACTACATTTTATGTCCCTTGCTTACAAGATATCTCATAATCATTCCCCAATAATTTAGACAACCACTTCTGTTGTAGTGGTGTCATAATTTTTCTCTCCAATAAATGTTTGACGCTTTCGTGATCTGTCTTGATAATAAAGTGATTAGTTGCCAAGTAGTGATGCCAATATTGCACTGCCATGATAATAGCAAGCAATTCCTTCTCATAAACAGATAAAGTTTGTTGCCTTGGGCATAAAGCCTTACAAACGCTACAGGATGACCATCTTGTATCAAAACTGCCCCTAGGCCGTTTGAAGAAGCATCAGTCTCCACGATAAAGGTTTTTGCATAATTTAATACTGGTGGACTGCTTCTGCTTTCAGGTTTTCAAATGCTTTTTGAGCCTCACTCTTCCAATGAAACCCATCCTTTGGTAGTTCTGTTAGGTTTGGCAATGATTCCAAAATTTTTGATGAATCACATGTGATCCCACATCGGctaagtatgggattggttggtggtttataagcctaggtgtcccctcctcatttgagctagcttttgggagtgagttctacacctaggttatggcatgatacgagcctattatgggatgggttcgtatcaattggtatgaGAGCTTGCCCTACCTTTCGAGGTTCTAACGCTCGAAGTGGTGGCCTATGGAGTGGTGTCTTGGACCCAAGGAAAAGGGTgcaaccgtgaccaacatagccatgaccaacgaggacgttggttcttcaaagggtggggtattgatatgatcccacatcggccaagtatgggattggttggtggtttacaagcctaggtgtcccctcctcctttgagctagcttttgggagtgagttttACACCTAGGTTATGGCATGATACGAatctattatgggatgggttcgtatcagaATCATCTGTAGTAATACCCTACTAATCCCAAAAATCCCCTGAGTTGTTTGACTATGGCTAATCTTGGATGATTGAAATCTTGGCAGGAACTGTGGAGACTCCTTGTCTTGTAATCACATTTCCCAAATACTCAACTTGTTCCCTAGCAAAAGTACACTTTGACTTCTTCGCTTTGAGAGAATTTTGTCTCATAATTTGCAATGCAACCTCCAAATCTTGTAAATGTTACTCTCCATTGTTGTTGTAAACTAATATGTCATCAAAGAATACAAGTGCACACTTTCTCAAAACTTCTTTAAAGGTAGAATTCATCAAGGGCTGAAAAGTGACAGGTGCATTGGTTAGACCAAATGGAAGCACCAAAAACTCAAATAGACCTTGATGGGTTTTAAATGCAGTTTTATGGACATCTGGCTCAAATATCCTCACTTGATGATAGCCTGATCCAGCTAGGAGAACACTTCTGCCCCTTGTAATTCATCCAAAAGCTCCTCAAAGGTATAGGAAAGACATATTTGACTGTGGCTTCATTCAACCTTCTATAGTCTATACACATTCTTCAAGTTCCATATTTCTTCTTCACAAGAACTACTGGTGCTGCAAATGTCTACCTTATCACTCCAGTGTCTATTAGTTCTTGAGTTAACTGTTCTATAATGTCTTTCTGTGCTCTTGGATATCTATAAGGTTTGAGGTTTAAATCAAAATTCTTATCTTTGAGAACAATCTTGTGATCTACTGCTCTGGTTGGTGGCAGTCCTTTTGGTGTCTCAAACACATCAACATACTTAAGTAGTATCTAATGCTGTATTTTCCACTAAAATTCCTACTTGTGGCTTATACATCTTCCTTTCTTCTCCTACTTCTTGAATGGTAAACAATTGTGCTTGCACAATATTACTCTGATCTTTTCCATTGAACAAGTTGTCAAGGCAGGTTTCCTATTTCCCTTTGATACAAAATCTTACCCATTAACCCTAAATTTCATAGTGAGGTCCTTAAAGTTCCATATGATATCATTCAAAGTTTCTAACCATTGAACCCCAAGCACTATATCATAGTTATTCAAGCTTATGACTAACATATCTGCCTCAAAGTAAACCCCCTGCATCATCCATTGGAAGGCTTTACACATATCAATACAATCCACATTATTGCCATCTGCCACTGTGACTTTCACACTTGGAAGATACATAAGGCATCTAAGTCTGGCAGCCACATTTTTACTAATGAAATTGTGGGTAGAACTGTCCACCAAAATATGCAGACATACCTACAGACCCTCAAAACTTGCATTGTGGAGTATGATGGGATTCCCATCCATCATAGCATTCAAAGATAGTTTAGGCTCACCTTGTATAACAGGCACAAATTCTCTCCCCTCAGGACTATCATTAATCAGTTCTTTATCTCCCCGATGGCCAATCCTCTACTTCAACTACAAATAATTGCATTTTTCCCTTACACACTCTAGTATGCCCAAAGGTAAATTTCTCATCACAGTAAAAGCATTTACCCTTAGCTCTTTTCTCTTCTAAAAATCTATTATTCACTTTCTTAGGAATAGGAACAATAGCATTAGCAAGTGTAGGTAAAAGTGCTGGCTTACCTATGGCAGTGTAGGTACTATTTTTCAAGTTGTTAGACCTGCATCCAGTAGTATTATATCCTTATAGGCTTAGCTAAAGCTTTATTGGCTTGATTTTGCAATTTTGCCAATGAAATAGTCTCTCTTAACAGTCAGGCCTAAACATTCTCAATTTACATTTAATTTCTAGTTTCAAACCTTCAATAAATAAACTGGCAACATATTCTTTGCATATACTAACCTTATTCAGCAGTAAGTCAAACTGATCGCAATAGTCATCAAGTTCATCCAACTAAGTCAATGCTTTCAATGCTCCTATGGCATCCTCCATCGTCGTTCCAATTCTAGCTGTAGCAGATCTAGAATACTCCTTCCATGTGATTTCCTCCATAGTTTTACCACTAGAACTTAAATAAGCTCAATGCCATTGCAGTGCTCTGGTTTCCATATGTAAGGCAGCATATCAGACTTTTGATTCCTCTGGCATATCATCAATCGTGAAATAATGTTCACACTAATAGATACAGGACTCTACATCATCACCGTCAAATTTAGGAAAATGTAATTTCGTTAATCTGCAATGATTTGAGTGATATCCTTCACCACGCGCTTCGCCACGCACCGCCGTTGGTCGTTGTTGCAATTTCTCCATGTCGCGACTCAGCGCTTCCATCGCCGTATTCAATGAAATGATTATTTGATTCTGATCTTGAATCTCCTTCTGTTGAGCCGGCTAATCCTTTTGTAACTTCTTCAATTCTTGAGAGCGAGTAGAGGTTATGGATTAGTATACATTAGGATTCAATCGGAATACTCGCCAGAAGAGATAACCGGAATCGGAGCTTGGCCGGAGGTCGGTTAGCTCTATTACCaattgataaagaaaaaaactgaaTTTAGGAGGAGAAATGATTAACACACACAAACTTATTGTATTATTGATTATTATCCCCCTTTATACAAGCCATAGCTGATAACCGCTCTCAACAAccatttgaatatatattacaGACTTGACACAATTGACCCTAGACTTATCACACATTGACACATATGTAACAACAAAACATAGACAAATTAGgaaaccaactaaagtgtacCTAATAGTACATGATTGAACCATATTAATAAACAGATTTCTCTAACACCCTACaagttgtagccttgtaggttCAATCCAATGATGCTTAACTTAACCCTAAATCAACAAGAGAAGCATATCTATATTCTCTCTTTAATCAAGCTTATAAAGACTTCtgtaactaaagaaaaaaaaaagagaattgtCATATTTACTAAGGGAAATAGCATAAATTTGATATCCTTCAGGCCTATTGAGTTTTCCCACATAAATTTGTCATCCTCGTTTCAACAGTCGTATTTCTTAAGTTATCTTTAAAGCATTGCCCCCAATTTATTGCAAAGTAATCATTCCCTTTGGTTCCATTAGGCACAAAATGAAACTTTCCATATCTATTTGCTTGGGTCTATTACTAGAACATATATTTGTCCTCCTTTGGGTTGATGCCACACCCCATGTTCATTTCCCCACATCAAACACTTCCACTTTGTTTCAATGGTTGGTCCCAAAAGTACTCGACCACATTGAAATGGcctaaatgataaataaaataaaataaaataaaaattccaAATAAGAAACATACATACCTACTACAACAAACATAGTCTCTCAAGAGGCAAATTCTATAACCCCATCTATAagctataatctataatattaTAGAACACATTTACCAACCTCATTTCAAAATTCAGCACTAACAATATTCTCCCACATCCAATAACAATGTCACATTCTTTTTCCACCCTATAGCAATGTGGCATATCGTCCTCTTTTCCCCGTCTTACACCACCACTGCGAGAAACCCCAAAAAGACAAAATCCAAGAACCCTCCctccctccccccccccccccccctctttctctctctctctctctcttagaTTTTACACCTGGTGATTAAAATGAACTGTTTTTAGCGAACTTCAAGAAAGCACGGACTCATGTAAAAACCTATCCAGAAAATCATTGTTAAATTACGATTTGGTTCTCTCGACTACTGTAAGTGCGATGATAGTTTTAGAATCTAGTGGAAAAGTCATGACGACTTTATTTGAAAATGCAATATGGATAACTAATATAGACATTAGTACCTAGTTGATGTATTGATGGACTTACATGATCTCCTGAATGAGATATGTTTGGGAATCATACGAAGATAAAAGCCCTGCCACAGCCCAGCTTGGTATTTTTGGATTGAAGTGTTCATCTAACAGAATGTTTTCTCTACTAAGATTAAGAGGTACGGTAAGAGGTAATTCGGTTTCAAGGTACAGAAGAGCATGAGCAAGGCCTACTATGATGTTGTAACGAGTGAACCATCCCATCAGAGACTCTCTAAATCCATCTGCGTAGAAATACATACTCGTAAAACTTACAGCTatatgaaaaagataaaaaaaaaattatgattcaagTTTTCTGCTCATTCCATACTCAAAAATGAATGATTAATTTAATCTACAGATGCATGTAGTTTGCATAGTAGAATTTTACCTGCTGATTATTTCAGTGCTTACCTGAGAGAAATCATCCAATAATCTATACTAACGTTACAAAAGAGATGGCATATGTCTCACTTTTTGAATTTTGTAACAACTTTCTACATAtagaaattaattaatctaacaACTATTTGTTTGGCAACGTAACTAacataaaataaactaaattcttaacaaaaataataaaatattttttgaacaatACCAACGACTCTCTATattacaccaccaccatctatTGGGTGATCGACTGAGCTGGCTGCCATTTTTAACCgattataaaaaatttgaaatttatttctaaaatttcaattttgacctaaatttgaatttaaatattCTAGAAACCATCTAAAGTTGCATAAAGCGCAGGTGGATTTCTAGTTAACGATACAGACAGTCTTTCTCTCTCTGATTGAGAGCATATCTTAGCAAGTGATTCAAAGTAAACCAGAATAACTGAGCCGCAACTAATAATCTAGGACTTCAACTAATAATAGATTTCGCCTGATTTGAGGTCAATACGATGACATCTAGCTTTAAAACTGATAAACTCTTCACATCTAACTTCTGAAACATTAAAAATGATATGATGAGTGATGAGATACAAGATTGGCTTACCAAAGACTAGTTCATCCTTCAGAATTCCACGGGGCATGAATTCCTGTATAAGATACATCTTTTTACCCTCCACACAAAAACCCATGAACCGGGTCACATTCCTATGCTGAAGTTTTATCAACCTCCATAGTAACTGGTTTATAGGCCCAATGTCAGTGTATTCACACCGAGTAAGCCTTTTGACAGCTATCTGTTGGCCATTTTGTAGTATGCCCTAAAGATGTCATGTAACATAGACTTAAACTTGAGCCAATCTACATGCTAACCAGCATACAAGCTTAGAATGTCTATTTATGAAATTATGCATATACAATGTACCTTATAGATAGAGATATAATCTCCACTTGTAAGCGCATTAGCATTAGAGAAGTTACCAGTTGCAACCTTTATTGTGTTAAAGGCAAATCTCCAGGCTTCCAAACTTTTACGTCCTGCAACTTCAAGCAACGCTTTTTTTTAAGCTTCATTTACTCTATTTTGCTAAAGGAAAAGAATAGTACagtttaaaatcaagatgaaaTCTTATAGGCTTATATTAAGAATtcacaaataattatatataaattaagatttCACACATGATTAAATCACCAATGATGAATGATCCTCGGGCCAAGTGATTGAGGTGAGGCACCGAGTGACTTCAATAATGgggaggtcatgggttcaactCCCACACGGAACAAAATATTGGGGTTTTCCATGTTGGGCCAGTGACCCGTCAGTGATCCAAATTTGTCGTTAAAAATAACCcgattaaatataaattaacatGAACTTTTTTCCATTTTGAGAAAAGGGAAGAATTGTATCCTTACAAGTTACAAACACTAATCGAATATTAAGTTATATACTGATATTAGACCTCTTACTTTGTAGGGATGGAGTGGTGAATTTATACTCCGTATTTTGGTATATCAGAATATTGAATGTGATATAAATAGAAACTAACACATTCAAATACGTTACCAGTATTGGCTGGAGTTAGGGTAGAGAACAATGACCATGCTTTCTTAATAAATGGCACTCTTCCACCATGCCTGATAGAAGATGTTGCCGGGCGTTTATCGGCATGAACTTTTATCTGCTCTGTAGAAACAATAACAGCGTCACTCAGAGAACTAACACGGCCTTCATTGATGCTtccaacatcttcttcatcatcttctctGCTAGTGGTGACAAGCTTTGCCTGCAACTTAAGAGTTGATGCTTCTTGTAAACTCAATGCTAACTCGAGCCTCGCTACTACCTCTGCCATTGTAGGACGCTCCTTTGGACGATTCAGAAGGCATTTGTAGGCAATTTCTCTGAATTCCTTTAAGCAATCAGGCACGATTTGCTCTCCTAAACAGGGATCGAGAATTTGATccaattttccttttttaatgtttttggcCCATCCAGCAAGACTACGTTGCTCCTCGACCAGTCTGAGGTCTACAGCAGGTCTCCCACACAGAACTTCAAATAACACAATACCAAATGCATACACATCAGACCTTCTTGTCAGCCTGTGAGTTAAGAAGTACTCGGCATCCATATAGCCAAATGTGCCTCTAATCCGATTGGTATAAACATTTGTGGTACATGAATGATTTGCTGGACCCATTCCTGGACAAACCAAAGTCAGAAACCTTAGCCTCCCAGTTATCATCCAATAGGATGTTTGAACTTTTGATGTCACGATGGATGACTCTGTGTCGAACACCAGTAACAGTGTGCAGGTAGTCCAAACCACGTGCTGCACCAATGCATATTTTGAGACGTTCAATCCATGTTAACTGAGGACCACTTCTCCCATCTCGTCTTTCACGCAGATGATCCTGAAGGCTTCCATGGGGCATATATTCGTAAACAAGGATCTTTTCTTGACTGGATTCACAATATCCTATTAAAGAGACTATGTGACTATGCCGAAACAATGAAAGCATCTCGATTTCTGCCCAAAACTCAGCAGATCCTTGGTTGGAATCAAAATTTAACCGTTTGATGGCAACAGTTGTTGATCCATGGTCAATGGTACCTTTGTATACTTTTCCAAACCCTCCTTTTCCGATAACCAGTGCCGCATCAAAAATGTGGGTCGCCAGTTTGATTTGCCAAAGTGAAAAGCGACGGCATAGGTGATCAGAGGACAAACAAGATGATGATACCTTCCTCTCACCATGCCCTTCTTCCTGATGTTTCCGCAAGTAATGAACAACGATATTCAAAACagttaagataaataaaagcCCAGTAGATAACATCTTGCACATGAAAATGGTCTTTAGAGATATGCTCCTAAAGATGCCATTATGCATAAAGGGTCAACTGTACTGGGGTTGACTTGACTAGTTGACTCACTAACCAAAAACTATACATCAGGAATGCATTTGGAATAACCAAGAGATTTCCAACAAAGCACTTTTCATACAATTAACTAAGGGAAACAGTCAACACACAACAACCACAGGTTGGACCTTTCCTTGCTTGTTTACAAAATATTGAAATTACATTATAAATAATAGCAAATCAgcttgttttatttatacacaAATGTTCTGATTGAGCATTCACCCTTCTTTTGTTCAAATTTGGTCATTAAGAGTATGCTTCAAGTTATATCTGGACTTTTGGGCTGCTTCAAGAAAGGAGGTTTGAACTGCGGTTCTTTTGAGACCTTCACGCCCTCTTTTGAATACCACAGCTTCTTAACAATGGCTTCTTTAAATCAGATTTCTAGTCTAAAAGGCCATAAGGCGTTTGAGTAAAGCAGAGATTTTAGCTTATTTTAGGCGTTTATTGGCTTGTCGAATTTTCAAAAAGCTAATAAGTTTACATATAAACGTGTGTCcttaagcaagtaaagtaaataaTCTCGTTAGCTGAGGACGAAAAAATGAGTACATAGAGGGAGTTTTCTCTGTTCAATCTATCCGGTTAGGTGAATCTTGAACTCGGATGTACACGACCTAACCGGGAATTCCATGACCATTTCCAAAACTATCTTTTGCCACCCCCAACAAGTTTATTTGGGAAGTTTCAAACACTTGTTGTGAGGACATAATATTAGTGGTATTAATGTGGAGGACTTTTCAAGAAAATGGTCATGAGTCCGATTCCGTGCCGCTCGACATGATGGCACAACCAACTATTTGAGTCTGGTCAGAATGTTAGTCCAGAGGACCACGGGGTTAGAGCTTCTTTGTCGTTTTAAACCCTAATCCAAACACCCCCCGACAAAAACCTATCAAATAATGTAAATAAACTCACAACACCCCCTAAATTCCACTAATAATGCAAATGTAgaagaaaataaacacaaaaagcTAACAACGCCATCGGTGGACTCAGTTGAGCGCCAAATGCTTGGAAGAAAAATAACAGGAGGAATCTTTCCAAAACTCAAATGAGAGTATCTATGATCCGGTTAGTTACGTGTTTGTTTGTATATTAGCAGGTCTCTTTTGCGAATTCTTTGGCCCACAAACTCAATTATTAATCTCAGGTTAGCACTGTTTGAACAGGTGATCTCGACATCACCTCATCTCCAATTATTAAAatccaattaaaaaataaaagattcaCACACATTccatactctctctctctctttacaCACATAATCATACAATGGACCCGAGGCCGGTCATCAGATGCTACGATATGCCCGTACTAAAATTTTATAgctaaaaaaaagtaagtaactgcgTGCCGTCTTTCGTGGGTTTTGAGCCTTAATaactcgacggtgtatggggaaggttaagatgtaggcagaccttacctctaccaaaatagagaggctgcttccagtttttacctaaatggtagaaaaggccctccaacatTTGcgtgggatgaggatcgaactcatgacctctgtctccagaggcaagggtgtatAAAGTTTTGAGCTCATTTAAACAATtcttataaaatgaaaaatacaacTTATGTAACATCCGTCAATTTTGACCGTTTGACTTTTCACGAAATTTGACTAATAACTTAAATCATTATTGAAGATGTTTTTGTTTCGAGACATTATGAATAGTGATATGCTTGACGGGTCAAACTATCAACTATTTATGTGACATGATAACTAACGATGATGTAAGGGGTTAGAAATGTAAACGGGTCAACCCGTGGGTCAAACCCACAATCCATGATCCAAGAACTTACCCAAACCCTATCCCCTTTCCCCACCCTATCCATTTATTCCACCATTCATTCACACTCTTAAACACATATCTCTTTCTCTAAATTTCTTCTTCATTAAATGTTGTTTGAATTAAATTAGTGCAAGAAatcttatcatcatcattatatctcaatcatatcaaaatttggGTTTCAAAATGCAAGAAAACACCACTTTCGAGTCAAATTTGGGTTTGAGTACTTGGTGAagattttggtaagttaaactcaTCCCATAATCATCATCTATGTTTGTTAACTTGTTTACAATTGATTCAAAGTAAATTCGGGTCATAAATCAGGTCAAAACGCAATTAGGGTTTTCCTAGGgtttcaaatgggtcaaaaacgaTTTATAGTCTTGATTTGAAGTTATGGGTCGAATTTATGAAGTGGgttgtatataaatatgtttatgtATGTGTATTTATGTTCAAAAACGAGTTGGAAAGGTCCCATGGTCCCATCGAAGGTCAGAGAAAATTTTCGCACCGCGAGATCTGGTCACCGTGCCGCTAGTAACTTGTTCTACTTGTGCCGCGAGCCAAGTCCCTTGTGTCATGAGTTTGTGCATGTTTTCATGATAAACCTTCGAACGctttataacttttgattcgtaagtccaatcgagacatatgacctatcgttggaatcatGAGAGAATCTACCTTCTTGTGGTAACATTCATTTGGGATGAATCCtcttccatttctaaaaatgtcgaATTAAAGTATCTTGTTCATACTCGGGAAAGTCGTTGAAGCGTTATGGGTTTGTGACTCGACTTAAACTTGTTAGACCGAtttgtttagggttttaaaGTTGACATTGATGATATTGTGATAAACTTTGATAGGTTTTGGACACGCAGCGGTTGTTAAACGTTTATAACTCTTTGTTAACTCGTTATTGTTGCTTGGAAGccgaggtgagtttcgtagctccctactcaattgaggtCCGGGCTGGAAAGTGCACACATACTTGTTTGATTGATTTGTGTTTTAGTGATTTGCATGCATTATACTTTGACGTTCTCAACACGTATGAAATCTTATTACTCGTATTTCCATTTATAGTGTAATCTTGATTGATGGTTGGCTTATTGATTTCAGTTGACTGCTTACTTGGTTGATTTTGCATTCGATTATGATTGTATCTGGTTTTTAGTTAGTTGTGCGTACATGGAAGTCGATTATGTTTTCAAAGAGTTATaaatgtggtgggaaggctgtgggtgaccctatatataagcatctatGATTCGATGAAATTAGAATCCTCCGAAGTGTATAtatgtaacatcctaaactttttGATCTTTGACCTTGACTTTGTCGTTAGTCAATCGACAACTTCTATCGTTTGACCGTTAGTGATCTTTGACGACGTTAGTCTCTTTAATTGCTAGGTGATTAATTGGTTGTTAAATGATAATTAAGGTTCCTTATATGTGGATATATAATTGAGTTATGTGATGCTAAAATGGTGTGTCGGTTCACATTATGTGCTTAAGACGTTAATTAGTCATCCGTTAGTGTACGTATTAGCTTCGGGCCTTAGTTTTTAGGCTAAAATGACTTTTTGGGCTAGTTTGAGTAGGCTTTAGCTAGGCCCAATCCTCTTGAACGAATTTGGAAGATAAAATCAGGTTTATTAGGGTTTGAAAACCCTTACTAACTTATTGTTAACTCACCATAATCACATATTTAAGCCACCACATCTCATAGCCTCCATTTCCCTTATCTTTTCATTATTTTCTCActtatttcttcatcttttctctcaaaattcGTGGGTCCTTTCCTGGAAATCAGTAGGTAACATATTCTTGTTCATTATGTGTTCTTTATAATGATCCTTGCTTATGTCTAGAGATTTTCATACCGAAAATTAACGTTTTCGAGGTTATTTTGGGATCTCAATGATGACGGTTTTACAAGAAGGGTTAAGTACAGTAAAATCATTCTCTTTTGATGTATTTTAATGTTATGTAGTTATTTGAAAGGTATTTTGATTCATACATATGGATTTCAAATCGATTTGTAAACGTGTTTAACGTCTTTTTTCATTAGATCCGAAGAAAGAAACTTTTCAAATGGGATTTTCTTCTGGAATTAGATTCTCTATTGAAAATCATGAGTTTTGCAAAAAGAATCACTTGATTTGGTTGAATAACGAACCGGGAATCttgttttaaagatttataaagaTGTTGTAacgtttttgttgtttattataaaaaaaaagaaattaaattgaatgattttctggagttatattatttaatgaaaaccGAAGATTATGCAAAAAGAATCATTTAAATTCATCAAGTAACGAAGTAGAAATTTCGATTTGAAGCTGTTAAAGCACTTAGCAATTATTTGTGAAAGCAAAATAAGGAACAAGAAAAGAGCAGTAGCCCCGTCGATCTCCATTTTCCATCTGCTTGCATCATGATGATGTCGGCATGGTGACATCATGCTTATGTCAAAGTCAACCagaatttacacttttagtctctgcagttttagttttgtattttttggtCCCTGTAGTTTCAGACTTGCCGTTTTCAGTCCCTGAAGTTTTTGAATTGACATAAAAGGTCCCTGAAGTTTCTGATTTGACATAAACGGTCCCTGTAGTTTTGAAAATGACAGTTTTGATCCCTGTAGTTTTGAAAGTGACAAT
The sequence above is drawn from the Erigeron canadensis isolate Cc75 chromosome 4, C_canadensis_v1, whole genome shotgun sequence genome and encodes:
- the LOC122596823 gene encoding LOW QUALITY PROTEIN: interleukin-1 receptor-associated kinase-like 2 (The sequence of the model RefSeq protein was modified relative to this genomic sequence to represent the inferred CDS: inserted 2 bases in 1 codon), yielding MLSTGLLFILTVLNIVVHYLRKHQEEGHGERKVSSSCLSSDHLCRRFSLWQIKLATHIFDAALVIGKGGFGKVYKGTIDHGSTTVAIKRLNFDSNQGSAEFWAEIEMLSLFRHSHIVSLIGYCESSQEKILVYEYMPHGSLQDHLRERRDGRSGPQLTWIERLKICIGAARGLDYLHTVTGVRHRVIHRDIKSSNILLDDNWEAKVSDFGLSRNGSSXNHSCTTNVYTNRIRGTFGYMDAEYFLTHRLTRRSDVYAFGIVLFEVLCGRPAVDLRLVEEQRSLAGWAKNIKKGKLDQILDPCLGEQIVPDCLKEFREIAYKCLLNRPKERPTMAEVVARLELALSLQEASTLKLQAKLVTTSREDDEEDVGSINEGRVSSLSDAVIVSTEQIKVHADKRPATSSIRHGGRVPFIKKAWSLFSTLTPANTGRKSLEAWRFAFNTIKVATGNFSNANALTSGDYISIYKGILQNGQQIAVKRLTRCEYTDIGPINQLLWRLIKLQHRNVTRFMGFCVEGKKMYLIQEFMPRGILKDELVFDGFRESLMGWFTRYNIIVGLAHALLYLETELPLTVPLNLSRENILLDEHFNPKIPSWAVAGLLSSYDSQTYLIQEIMSNNLKNSTYTAIGKPALLPTLANAIVPIPKKVNNRFLEEKRAKGKCFYCDEKFTFGHTRVCKGKMQLFVVEVEDWPSGR